One window from the genome of Saccharicrinis carchari encodes:
- a CDS encoding RagB/SusD family nutrient uptake outer membrane protein translates to MKKIKGYIILFTCCLLLSSGCDKWLDVKPYDKISEEELFSKETGFQKLLNGIYISLNEEDLYGKSLTVEMLEVMSGIYEIGNDPVTWGEYRDLAAHNYTTTYWRGRFDKVWERAYALISNANVLLDQLKGNEQLFTGDNLNIIKGEALALRAMLHFDMLRMFGPVISTNPENESIPYYKTQTLEIGELLSADKVLDNVIADLLDAQEALKNDPIIKNGGAITSNKIIGENFLEYRTLRLNYYAVQALLARVYLYAGDKTNALIYANKLMSAADNGLFSFVDNTLILGSPENPDRIFSSEIIFGLTNNKRNELFKENHDPNKFPGFVFTMHQSLLKDYIFGGDLGGGNVNDYRYVANWKSANIGLGNDGAKMYCYKYMDIANTGLIRNTIIPMVRLSEMYLIAAECQPELNDGLEYVNFLRSKRGVPAITKLKKSKLTNEYIREMFAEGQLFYYYKRVNTYLRSTYDDDLGYPEGARPSDKIFVVPLPDTEKNNR, encoded by the coding sequence ATGAAAAAAATAAAAGGGTATATTATCTTATTCACGTGTTGTTTGCTCCTAAGTAGTGGGTGTGATAAATGGCTTGATGTAAAACCCTACGATAAAATATCAGAGGAAGAGTTGTTCTCAAAAGAGACCGGGTTTCAGAAATTACTTAATGGAATATATATCAGTTTAAATGAAGAAGATTTATATGGCAAGTCATTAACGGTTGAGATGCTGGAGGTGATGAGTGGTATTTATGAAATAGGTAATGATCCTGTAACATGGGGCGAATACAGAGACCTGGCAGCACATAATTACACCACTACATACTGGCGGGGGCGATTTGATAAGGTATGGGAGAGGGCGTATGCTTTAATTTCTAACGCTAATGTTTTATTAGATCAGCTTAAAGGGAATGAGCAATTATTTACTGGTGACAATTTAAATATTATAAAGGGGGAGGCCCTGGCGCTTAGAGCCATGTTACATTTTGATATGTTACGAATGTTTGGTCCTGTAATAAGTACAAACCCCGAAAATGAGAGCATTCCTTATTACAAAACCCAAACGCTCGAGATTGGAGAACTGTTGAGTGCCGATAAAGTGTTGGATAATGTTATTGCGGATTTACTGGATGCGCAGGAGGCATTAAAAAATGATCCAATAATAAAAAATGGGGGGGCAATTACCAGTAATAAAATTATAGGTGAAAATTTTTTAGAGTATAGAACCTTACGCTTAAATTATTATGCGGTGCAAGCTTTACTTGCACGCGTATATTTATATGCAGGAGATAAAACAAATGCTTTAATATATGCGAATAAGCTTATGAGTGCTGCTGATAATGGATTGTTTTCTTTTGTGGATAATACTTTAATATTAGGTTCTCCCGAAAATCCGGATCGAATTTTCTCATCCGAGATAATATTCGGTTTAACAAATAATAAAAGGAATGAGTTGTTTAAGGAAAACCATGATCCTAATAAATTCCCGGGGTTTGTATTTACAATGCATCAAAGCTTACTGAAAGACTACATTTTTGGGGGAGATTTAGGTGGTGGAAATGTAAATGACTACAGGTATGTGGCCAATTGGAAAAGTGCCAATATTGGTTTAGGTAACGATGGCGCCAAAATGTATTGCTATAAGTACATGGATATTGCAAATACCGGCTTGATCAGAAATACCATAATTCCAATGGTGCGCCTTAGTGAGATGTACTTAATAGCCGCTGAGTGTCAACCAGAACTTAACGACGGGTTGGAATATGTTAATTTTTTAAGAAGTAAACGTGGTGTTCCTGCCATTACTAAATTAAAAAAGAGCAAGCTTACAAATGAATACATCAGGGAAATGTTTGCCGAAGGCCAATTATTTTACTACTACAAAAGGGTTAATACTTACTTGAGAAGTACCTACGACGACGATCTGGGCTATCCTGAAGGAGCCAGACCGAGTGATAAAATATTTGTTGTTCCATTACCAGATACTGAAAAAAATAATCGTTAA